The following DNA comes from Candidatus Poribacteria bacterium.
TTTTTGGCGGGCAAGATTTCACAATGTCGCTGATTTCCATAGGGCTCAATTCAGGGAAAACGCCGTCTTCCACGAGGCTAATTTTCTAATTGAAGTCAATTTTCGGCGCGCGCTGTTCCAAGGAACACTCGATTGCACAGGTACATGGTTTCCTGAAGCGACAGCGTTCAATAACGCCACATTTTTCGGTACCGCTAACTTTACCGCTGCGCAGTTTGTCTCTGTTGCTGCCTTTCGCGATATTCAATATATTCCAGACACACTTTTTCATGCAGTGAAATCGAAATTCAGTAGAAAACAGCATCATCCCACAGCGTTCTATTTGGATAGCCGACACGTAGACGAAGTCGCGAACCCTTTTTTTAAACGGTATGTCGCCGATCAACAGTTCACACGCGCGTTCAATCAGGCGAACCCTATACTGGCAAAGTTATGGCGATGGAGCTCCGACTATGGACGGAGTCTTGCACTTTGGGCATCCTGGTCCCTCTTCTTCGCGTTTCTGTTCGCGCTTGCGTACATGCCGCTTCCGGCATGGACACCGACTTGGATGCAGGACTGGTCGCCTCGCTTTCATCAGACGACGGGTATTTACAGCGGTGAACCCTTAACCTTTTGGAACTGCTTCTACTTTAGCGTTGTCACCTTCACAACGCTCGGTTTTGGTGATGTCGTCGCGGACAATGCTGCTGCGCGTCTCCTCGTTACGTTGGAAGTCATTTTTGGGTATTTGATGTTAGGGGGGTTAATTAGTATCTTCTCAAACAAATTGGCAAGTCGGAGTTAATCCACTACAGACAAGGAGGTGTTTGTGAAACAAAGTTTAACCGAGTTCACATTCACGGTTTTGATATTAATAAATATCACAGGGTGCTCGGTGGTTCGGTTCGCCGAAACCCGGATTGGGTACGGAGTTAAGAAAGCCAATAAAACCAAGATGGATCTGGATTTTCAACTCGGATTTAATGTAACAAACCATAGCCTCAGTGTAACGCTGGAACATCAGCCTTATACCATATATAAACCTCGGATAACCCTCACCGATCTTGGTGTTGGTCTCGCCTCCCTGGGGCTTTTGGGAAAGGTTCTCTATGACAATTGGGATCATGACTATACATTCACCTTTGTCGATGATACATTTGATTGGTACGGTTCAGAACCGTGGGAAAAAGCAGTGATGATTGGGGTACCAGCGGACATTCTGCTCTACTGGACTTTCTCATATCCATTTGATCGAAGAGCCATAAGGACCGCAAGACAACCTCTGATAAATCATCCGTACCGCATTGAACTCCCAGATTACGATGATATTGGCATAGATTATAGGACAACAAGCGGGGCTGAGTATATTGAAATCAAGGATTTTCTGGAAAAGCTCAAAAATCGTTCAGTCCTCCAAGATATTAAATCACAAGACATCATATCACTCCAGTTTCGAGCCTCTACCCAAGTAGGGAGAAAAAAGCACAGCAGAGACTACACAGTTTCAGGCATCATCATACCGAATTTAGATCCACCGACCCCGATACAGCCTCCACCACCTCCTGTATCACAAGTTGAAGTAGATGTACAATGGATCGAACACCGTTTGCGGGTCGGTGAAAAGGCGACATTAAAAGTCACCGTAAAAAATTCGGACC
Coding sequences within:
- a CDS encoding pentapeptide repeat-containing protein; translated protein: MYEKHGETIKAQAFLDALQSDAASVTFTNCTIEGVVDLFFREWERDENQRILLNKKLSCIGCTFKNIVNFRMVVFQEEVDFRRSLFEADIDFDEAILQGPCAFREAIFQRRADFHSATFHKSASFWRARFHNVADFHRAQFRENAVFHEANFLIEVNFRRALFQGTLDCTGTWFPEATAFNNATFFGTANFTAAQFVSVAAFRDIQYIPDTLFHAVKSKFSRKQHHPTAFYLDSRHVDEVANPFFKRYVADQQFTRAFNQANPILAKLWRWSSDYGRSLALWASWSLFFAFLFALAYMPLPAWTPTWMQDWSPRFHQTTGIYSGEPLTFWNCFYFSVVTFTTLGFGDVVADNAAARLLVTLEVIFGYLMLGGLISIFSNKLASRS